From the Plasmodium vivax chromosome 5, whole genome shotgun sequence genome, one window contains:
- a CDS encoding 40S ribosomal protein S19s, putative (encoded by transcript PVX_090160A), which produces MAEEFTEDIGVVNKRLLEPVPFVRTNNCIKDVDSELFIKAYASYLKLHNKITFPKWCNFVKTGKGRKLAPLNEDWYFVKASSILRKLYLSPDIGVGFLRRHYSYKQRRGVAPNHTSLASGKILRSILQQLENLGYVEQNPKKKGRRLTTKGENAINNFARYINKKVYKLDKE; this is translated from the exons ATg GCGGAAGAATTCACAGAAGATATAGGAGTGGTAAACAAGAGGCTACTCGAGCCAGTGCCCTTTGTAAGAACGAATAACTGCATCAAGGACGTAGACTCCGAGCTGTTTATTAAGGCATATGCAAGTTACTTAAAACTGCACAACAAAATAACCTTCCCAAAATGGTGTAACTTCGTTAAAACaggaaagggaagaaagtTGGCTCCCCTAAATGAGGACTGGTATTTTGTGAAAGCGTCGAGCATCTTGAGGAAATTGTACCTTAGCCCAGACATTGGCGTTGGCTTCCTCAGAAGGCACTACAGCTACAAGCAGAGAAGAGGTGTTGCCCCCAACCACACCAGTTTGGCTAGCGGAAAGATCTTAAGGTCAATTTTGCAGCAGCTAGAAAACCTCGGCTATGTAGAGCAGAAcccaaagaaaaagggaaggagaCTCACgaccaagggggaaaatgccATCAACAACTTTGCCAGGTACATCAACAAGAAGGTCTACAAGCTGGATAAGGAGTga